The genomic segment CCACCGGGCAGCGGAGAGGGGACGGCACCGGGGGACCTCCAGCACCCACCGTGGAGGATAGGGATGCACCGGAGTGCGATAGGCACCTACCGGCGGGCACCCACCGAACCGAGGGGACCGGCGGGGACCCACCGGGAAGCGGCGTGGAGCGGAGAGCGGGGAGGGTAACGCCGAAGAGCGGCGGGGACCGCACCGCGGCTCTGCGTGCCCGGACCGGGGAGCGGCAGGAGCGGACCGGGGAGCAGAGGGGACTCACCAGGGACCGAGGGAGCGGCGGGACCGGACCGCGGAGCGGCAGGGACCCGCCAGGGGCTGAACTGtatccagaaagaaaaagaggttttGGGATTCcgggattttttcttttacccaTTTTTTTCTCATCGTTTTCGTTTTTCTCCTTTAAGGGGAGAGAAAACACGGGGCGGACGGAGAGCAGAGGCGGGCGGGGGACCGGGAATCGTTGCGGTGATGTCTCCGAGCCGCGAGTGAGGAGACCTCCGGTACCCAAAACGGAAACGAAATCCTGGGAGAAACGTCCCGCCCGCACCGAGCATCCCCGGGGCCAAGTCCCTTCCACGGGGACCTGAcgcctgaggaggaggaggaggaagaggagaaggaggaaggtcAAGCGGGCGTTGCTGAGGATGCTCCGGCCGTTCCTCAGAGGAAAAGCAGCGGCGGTGCCCCGGGAggcgggggaggggggaggaggggatgaAGGGGAGGTGGGGACCGGGAGGGGACCAGGACGGGGGAAGGGGATGCTCAGCGGGGGCGCTGCCGGTAGTTGCCGTTGATCTCTTGGGAGATGGTGACGGCCTCGGCCCCCAGCGGCAGCTTGTCGCTGTACTCGGAGCGGACCTCGAACTCCTCGCCGTTGGCTTTGGATTGCGACTCCGCCATGGAGCTGGCAGCCACGCTCTCCTCTCGTTCCAGCTCCGGAGCCCCTTcggcttccctcctccccctccatcTGCCTCCTTcgtcatcctcctcctcatcttcctcctccacctctgCTTCACCCACTTCGCTGGGATTGAAGTTCTTCTCGGATTCCAGGTAAGAGGTGCGGGGATCGAAGTCAGCGGCCATGTGCTTCTCCATCTGGTCCGGGTTCTGGGCCTTCATGATGAGCTTGTAGGTCTTCCCCTGGTACTTGGAGAGGAGGTGGCACCACGTGGCCCCCATCAGGGGTAAGGTGGCCAGCACCAGCAAGAAGATGCTCACAACCACGATGATGATGAGTGAGGGGATCTCCTTTTTGGTGGTGAAGACCACTTGGACCTGGCAGTCCTCCCCCAGGTAGGTGAGACACACGGAGTAGTTGGTGCCGGGGTTCAAGCCCTGGAACCAGTACGAGTTCACCCCTTCCTCGATCTTGGACCACTGGACCAAAGCGTGGCCCTGCCTGCTCTCCTGGCACAGGTAGAGCATCCTGAGGTGGACCTTCTCAGGCTGCATGTAGGTGGGTGTGAGCTGCACCCGGGCATCACGCTCTGACACATCTAAAGCGATCACCCCCAGGTCAAACGTGTGCTGCTTGAAGTCACCGCTTTCATTGAAGGCATGGTTGGAAATGTACTTGCTGGTTTGTATGGAGCCACACTTCTTCTCAAAGGGTGgaggctggaaagggacttgCCCATCTCCCGTGGACTCCACCTCAGCTGCCATGGATGGTTGGCTCTGCCGGGTGGGACCGAGGGGTTTGCTTCTGTCATCTGGCATGAGCACACTGTTCTTTGCTCCCTTGGCCCCAGGCTTCTTGTCACCTGGCTGTGCTTTGCCTCCCAGCGGGTCCCTCCCAGGCTGCAGTGGGTATTTCTGGGTGCCTGCCACAGCCACATTGACCGAGGTCTGGTTGCTCCCCATTTCATTGGTGGCCAGGCAGGTGTAGGTGCCTTCTTCCCGCTTGCTCAGGTGGGGAATCACCAACGTGCCGTTCTTGAAGACCAAGAAGCGCTCAGGGTCCTGTTTGGGGAGGTCCTTCCCGGTGCTCTCCTTGGGGTTCCCGTTGAGTTCCAGGGTTTGGCTGGAGGTGCGGATCTTCCAGCTCACTTCAGGTGGTGGGGTACCCGTCACAGCACAGTGCAGCGTCAGGGTGAAGCCATCAAAGAGCTCCGTGGTATCCAGGTTGGGGTAATAGGTGAGCTGCACGGTAGGTGAGGTACATTGCACATCGGGGATCTTCCCCACCGGCACTCCTCGGAGCTGGTCCGGGAGGGCACAGGTGATGGAGTCCTTCTCGGGGATGGAGATGAGAGTGCTGTCCATCCACTTCTTCAACCACTGGAGCTTGCAGGAGCACTCGAAGGGGTTGTTGTAGATCTGCAGGTGGGAGAGGGAGCTGAGCGAGTCGAAGATACCCTCTGCAAGGGTGGTGAACTTGTTGTTGTTAATGCGCAGGGATCGGAGATCCTTCAGGGTGTGGAAAGCTCCCTGAGGCACCAGAGCCATGTGGTTATTGTTCATCTTGAGCAGCTGGAGAGCACTGAGGTTGTAGAGGTCCTGCCAGGGGAAATCCACAATCTGGTTGTGGCTGATGTCGAGGTTTTTCAGCTGCACCAGGATGGCGAAGGTCCCGAGCTCGATGGAGCGGATCTCGTTGTGTGCCAGCCAGAGCGAGGTGACCTGGGTCACTTCCACGAAGGAACGCCGCTGCAGGGAGGTGATCTTGTTGGCCGAGAGGCTGAGGGTGGTCACGTTGGAGGGCAGCCCCGTGGGCACCACTTGAAGGTCCTTGTAGGCGCAGTCGGCAAACTGGTGGGCATACTTGTCCACGCAAGCGCAGGGCTCGGGGCACGCCCCGGCCAGGCCGAGCAGGGCCACCAGCCGCAGGAACAGCAGCGGGGCCATCTCCCCCTGACAAGGGACACAAGGGGGGCTCACAGGGCTCCTGCCCCCTCTCCCCACCAGCCCCATTGTCTgggcccgccccccccccactgCCCCTCCACCTCACCCCTCACCCTTTCTCCTCCCgattcccctttccccccctctccgCCGCTTTCCTCCCATTCCTCCCTGGCTCTTCCCACCCTTCTCACTCTCTTTTCCTTGTCTCGATTGGGCTTACAAACCACCTTGCCCCCGCTCGCCTCCCCCCCCGAAAATATTACATCtcgttttctttcttctctgctttaatttctccttttcctattatttgttttgcttttctttttcctttcttccacctttcagccttttctctctccttgtccctacttttctccctcccttctccatCTCTCCCTAGTGCTCTCCTTCCCtatttccccctttcccctgacccccctcctcccccttcgCCCCTGTACCAGACACACACCCCCTCAACCCCCCGCCTCGCCGCACCGGGGCTGACCCCGCACCTTACCCGCTCCTAAGTGGCGTTAAGCAGCACGCAGCCCTTCTTCTCGCCGTTACCGGTCTTCCGCATCCTCCTCCCGACTCTCAGAGGAGCCTCCGCCAGGCCGGACACGACGGTGAGGGGCGCGGCGAGGAGGTCGGGGGGACCCCACCCGTACCCCCCTCCGCACCTCTCCGGGCTGAGCTGCGAGCCGGAGCGGGGCCGTACGGGCACTGGGGCTGCCGAGCAGAGAGCGAAGGGAGGAATTAGCATTTCTGCCAGCCTCCCCCTCCGCACGGCTGCCCCCTCCCTCCTCGCCACCCCTTTCCCATCCCACCACCCACCCACCGCCAGCCTCCGGCGGGGACGGACCCGGTTGCTTCCCTCCCCAAAATGTACAATAACGAGCACGAACGCCCTCCCCGCACAGCGCCGAGTACAACTCGCTCGCCCTCGGCAGCAGCCTCCATCCAGACCCCCTGCTCGCCGCTTGTCCCCCATTCCCCACCCCTCCGCACccgtttcccccccccccggagggACCGGGATGCCGTCGGGGCAGATGCGGGACTCGGCTACCCTCGTCCGGGATATCCTCCTTTGGGATGCGCTTGTGGACGGGGAACCGGGGCTCGGGACGCAGCCCAGCCCTCCCAGCAGCCTTCCCCCGGTGCTGCTGCCCCCCCCGCCCGGTCGCTGCGGTGTTTCTGGGGGCGATGCGCGGCTGTGCCGCCGCCCCAGCCCGTCCCGTCGCGGGCGGTTCCCTTCCGCAGGGCGGCCAGAGAATGCGAAGGGTTTGGGGGCATTTAAAGGCTTAAATGGGGGCGCTGGGGTTCCCGGAATGGGACCGTTCACCTCATCTTCCTCCTTAAGGTTTGAACCCCCCGGAAAGGTGCAGTAACGGGGAGCCCCTTCTCCCCTCTGCAGTTTCTCCTCGACGTGGGGGTCTGTTTTCCCCCacctctccccagccctgccctcgCCTTTCCCTCGCTCTGAAATCCCGAGAAATCATTGATTTTGGGAGCGTGATCgattcctccctccctccctcctatcatccccccccccaccgcatCCCTCCATCCTCCGCCCCACCGGCGGCTGCCCCCGGGAGCTCTgccggtggggggggggggagggaaaggctgGGGCCGGCTCCGCTTGGGCTCGGGTGGGTCAGCTCGATCCTCCCGCTGTTGCCGACCCGGCTCTGTCGCGACAGCAGCGGCCCCGCCTTGAACTGCGgctcccccccacacacaccccctcgCGCTGGGGCTAGGCACTGTCCGGGGGGTCCGGGGTTGGGGAGCCCCGACGGGCTTTGAGGGGGTCTCgcctcctccctgcttgctcGTACGTGGAATAAAAAGCCCGATCGGTCATTTCTCCCTCGGAGGGAGGCCGGCTCCGCATCTCCGCCCCGAGGCCACGGGGATGGGCGTGTTCTTCCCAAGGACGACCAGCAGGGAGCGGGGGGATTGTGGTGGGGGTTGATGGCTGAAGGGGCAGAGAGGAGAAGCGGCTTGACAGCAGAATGTCAGGTCTGAGCCTCCGGGCGCCTCCGACCCGCAGGAACTGCGTCCAAAGCACTCTCCGTGACGCCTGGTCCCTAGTGAGCACCTCGGGCAGAGCGGTCAGCCTCAgacgtgcctcagtttcccttcagCCCTGCAATCTGAGGGCTGACAGTGGGGGACACCCACGGGGTGGGCGAGGAGCTTGGGGGTCACCAAACCTGCCTTGTTTCCATGCAAGTGAACCAGCGCTGCCCGAATGCGGCATAGTGGCCACCGACACCACGTCCATCTCCAGTCTCCCTGGCACGGGTTTGTCCCAATCCAGTTGGCATCCCCCAGAAAAGCCCTGGGCATGGTGCTGGGACCAGCCCGAGGAGATGGACAAGGCCACCTCCCTCTGGCGAGCTACAGCATGGGGGGCACTGCTTCAGCTCCAGCACAGACATCTATAGGGCAGCATCTCCttgcctcccttcctgctggaGCAGCATTTGAGCCACCATCGTGCTTTCAGCATCTTCAGGACCGAATTTCTGGCTGactccctccccccccatccccactgctGGCTGGCCACCCAAGCATGTCCTCACCCTTACCATGATGCACTCCAGGCACCAGCAGTTTGCAGCTCATGGAATTACAGCATCAGACATCTGGAGCTGTGGTTCATAGGCATTTCCGCCCCTCCTTCATTTTGCTCACTCTATGTACACTGTGGGGCTGCAGAACTATGGGGCAGCCCTTGCTGGTGTTGGCCCATAGCTGGGAGTTGGGCTGCAGAGCTCAGGTGGAGGGCACAGGGACCACAGACTCGCTttgaaaagcatgaaaataGGTTaaaaggccacaaagatgtGGCCAGCACGGAGAGGGCACTTGTTTTCTGGCTGAGCTCTTCCCCAGTTGCCCTCATTCATCATGTAAGAGGAAGAAAGCCAAGTGCCCTAGATAGAGTTGCAGCATTTCAGGAGCATTGGAGGCAGCATGTTGTGCTAGAAATGGGTCAAGGGATGAGGCACGTGTGATGGGATGGATAGTGcatccctcctcctgctcctgaagGCCAGAGCAGCTGTCTAGATTAGGACCTAGACACATGGGAGGGCACTGTAGCATGAAGCAGCGTGGCATGGATTGCACCATCAATCCACCTTTCCGTTCATGATGTGTGGGGTTCATGGCACCacttgtgcctcagtttctcagGGACTGGGCACAGTGTTCTGTGGTGGCTCTTCAGTCCTCCCAGGCGAGAGCTCCAAGGAAGGGTGGTGGGGGATGGAGGTGTAGAGGAATGGATGgttggatggatgggtggatggttggatggatggatggatgggtgggtggatgggtgggtggatggatggatggatgggtgggtggatggatggatggatggatgggtggatggatggatggatggatgggtgggtgggtggatggatggatggatgggtggaacAGCAAGCTCTGGACCtgccagcctctcctcacaccacacctgccccagccccaaGTTGCAGCACACTCCTATGCATGTGACAAGCAgaagctgggctggggctgggttCACAGCTGGTGTTGACCACTGGATCACCACTGTGGTCAATGAGGGCTTGCTGATTTACACCACTGAGAGGGAGGAGCCCTCCACACCATGGTGGTGGGAGCATTGCCTATTTAacaaggaggaggcagagcttCCAGGTTGGGTTCTTCTGGTTCCTTTAGCTTCTAGCCCTAAGCCAGCTTCTCCATGATGAGGTGAGTGCAGGAgtcatccctccaggagcatcCTGGCCAGGGGTGATGTGGCTTCTCCTTCCACCGAGGCAAGTCTTCTCTCAGCTTTGCCTCACTGCTTCTCAAAGTATTTAAGAGGTCTGACCCCTCATCCCTGGTCCTGATGGTCCTGAGCCCTGCTCGGATGTTAGCAGGCTGGTGGGTTTCTTAGGCATATAGCCTAAGTAACCTTGCGTAGGCTCAGTGGGGTGAattgacaggctgagaacatcggggctgttcagcctggagaagagaagctgcgtggagacctcagagcagctcccagtgtctgaagggggctacaaggatgctggacaggggctctgcatcagggacgGTAGCAacgggacaaggggtgatgggttctaactgaaacaggggagactgagatgagctcttaggcagaagctcttccctgtgagggtgctgaggcgctggcacagggtgcccagagaagctgtggctgccccatccctggcagtgctcaaggccaggttggacacaggggcttggagcaagctgctccagtggaaggggtccctgcccatggcaggggttggagctggaggagctttaaggtcccgtCAACCCAAACCAAGCTGTGATTCTAATCCTCCTCTGTCTGGGACTCCCACTAACCTGAGTGATCCTACAGGGGCATAATCAGATGCAGAAGAACCGGCCCTTTGGCTCTAATTAGTTTTGCTTGATTGTTGGGGAAGAAATCCATTTTCATAAGCAGAAAGGATTTATGCtgctccttctttccttcccccctctcctGAGTCCCAAAGCACTTTGCTTGGGGCTAGCAGGGAGCCCTTTTATGAATGGTTTAGATTGAGCAATGCATTATTAATACCAGCCAATCAAGCAGGCAGCACATTGTATATCATTTCAGGAGAGTCACTTAATTCTCTAAAGTTATTTATTGCTCTTAAGAAAACCCAGAGACTGATTTTTCCTCCACCTCTGGCTTGGATTGGGAATTCCAGGGGGTGGTGATGGCTGGAAGAGAGGCCCAAGCGGGGCTGTACCAGCCTGTGAGCATGTACAAGGTGGTGGTGGGAGGTGGGAGCTGGTGGGACCTTTGGGGAGCCCTCACCCCACAGGGTTACCCCAGGGCTGGAACTTGTtgggtgctgctctgctcagcccgCAGTGACAACCCCTTTTCTAGCCGGATGAATGAGCTTTACAGCAGCTCAGGGCAAAGAAACAGCTCATctggctcctgcagcccattgCCTTCGCTATTGTTTTACACGGCTTTGATGAGGCTGGTGACAGCAGACAGATGGGCTCTGCTCTCCTCCGGCTGTGCCCCTTGTAGAGGCTGCTCCCGGCGCACAGCACTG from the Lathamus discolor isolate bLatDis1 chromosome 8, bLatDis1.hap1, whole genome shotgun sequence genome contains:
- the ISLR2 gene encoding immunoglobulin superfamily containing leucine-rich repeat protein 2; the encoded protein is MAPLLFLRLVALLGLAGACPEPCACVDKYAHQFADCAYKDLQVVPTGLPSNVTTLSLSANKITSLQRRSFVEVTQVTSLWLAHNEIRSIELGTFAILVQLKNLDISHNQIVDFPWQDLYNLSALQLLKMNNNHMALVPQGAFHTLKDLRSLRINNNKFTTLAEGIFDSLSSLSHLQIYNNPFECSCKLQWLKKWMDSTLISIPEKDSITCALPDQLRGVPVGKIPDVQCTSPTVQLTYYPNLDTTELFDGFTLTLHCAVTGTPPPEVSWKIRTSSQTLELNGNPKESTGKDLPKQDPERFLVFKNGTLVIPHLSKREEGTYTCLATNEMGSNQTSVNVAVAGTQKYPLQPGRDPLGGKAQPGDKKPGAKGAKNSVLMPDDRSKPLGPTRQSQPSMAAEVESTGDGQVPFQPPPFEKKCGSIQTSKYISNHAFNESGDFKQHTFDLGVIALDVSERDARVQLTPTYMQPEKVHLRMLYLCQESRQGHALVQWSKIEEGVNSYWFQGLNPGTNYSVCLTYLGEDCQVQVVFTTKKEIPSLIIIVVVSIFLLVLATLPLMGATWCHLLSKYQGKTYKLIMKAQNPDQMEKHMAADFDPRTSYLESEKNFNPSEVGEAEVEEEDEEEDDEGGRWRGRREAEGAPELEREESVAASSMAESQSKANGEEFEVRSEYSDKLPLGAEAVTISQEINGNYRQRPR